From the genome of Streptomyces sp. NBC_01260, one region includes:
- a CDS encoding ABC transporter substrate-binding protein gives MFYRASLQAAAALASLSLLAGCGLLSDSGSDVEQKLAVGTTSEPSTLDPAAAWDGSWELIRNVFQTLVSFPTGSTSPEPDAADHCKFTDTTSTAYRCTLREGLKFSNGDKLDAEAVKYSIDRIRTIAVKGGPNGMLGSLDRVETKGDYEVIFHLTKPDATFPFILATPAMSLVAPSDYSAHKIRNDGKVTGSGPYLLDAYKPGDRSELVKNPDYKGFADRKNDAVTIRYFKESGAMVTALKKNKIDATYRGLSAEEVVSLEDNEDKQSDLQLVETVGADIRFLVFNPKDPAAGKPAVRRAIAQLVDRDALVAKVYRGTAEPLYSMVPKGIAGHTTSFFDTFGDPDRKKARKILTDAGITEPVAMTFWFTTDRYGSSTAPEFAEIKRQLEASGLFKITLKSQPWKKFQEGFTKGEYPVFGRGWFPDFPDPDNFIAPFLGKDSVTGMPYTKDEITKQLLPQTRKESDRGAVSQQFERAQKILVDDVRLLPLWQGKLYVAAGEDIGGGERALDPQTVMQMWELYRKASW, from the coding sequence GTGTTCTACCGGGCCAGTCTGCAGGCTGCTGCAGCCCTTGCTTCCCTGTCTCTGCTGGCCGGCTGCGGTCTGTTGTCCGACAGTGGTTCGGATGTGGAGCAGAAGCTAGCTGTCGGGACGACCAGCGAACCCTCCACCCTCGACCCGGCGGCGGCGTGGGACGGCTCCTGGGAACTGATACGCAACGTGTTCCAGACCCTGGTCAGCTTCCCCACCGGGAGTACGAGCCCCGAGCCCGACGCCGCGGACCACTGCAAGTTCACCGACACCACCAGCACCGCCTACCGCTGCACGCTCCGCGAGGGCCTGAAGTTCTCCAACGGCGACAAGCTCGACGCCGAGGCCGTGAAGTACTCCATCGACCGGATCAGGACGATCGCGGTCAAGGGCGGACCCAACGGAATGCTCGGCTCGCTCGACCGGGTGGAGACCAAGGGCGACTACGAGGTCATCTTCCATCTGACCAAGCCGGACGCCACCTTCCCGTTCATCCTGGCCACGCCCGCCATGTCGCTCGTCGCGCCGAGCGACTACTCGGCACACAAGATCCGCAACGACGGCAAGGTCACCGGGTCCGGACCCTACCTGCTGGACGCGTACAAGCCGGGTGACCGCTCCGAGCTGGTGAAGAACCCCGACTACAAGGGTTTCGCCGACCGCAAGAACGACGCCGTGACCATCCGGTACTTCAAGGAGTCCGGCGCCATGGTGACGGCGCTCAAGAAGAACAAGATCGACGCCACCTACCGCGGGCTGTCCGCCGAGGAGGTCGTCAGCCTGGAGGACAACGAGGACAAGCAGAGCGACCTCCAGCTCGTCGAGACGGTCGGCGCCGACATTCGCTTCCTGGTCTTCAACCCGAAGGACCCGGCCGCCGGGAAACCGGCCGTGCGGCGCGCGATCGCCCAGCTCGTGGACCGGGACGCGCTGGTGGCCAAGGTCTACCGGGGCACCGCCGAGCCGCTCTACTCCATGGTGCCCAAGGGCATCGCGGGGCACACGACCAGCTTCTTCGACACCTTCGGCGACCCGGACCGGAAGAAGGCCAGGAAGATCCTCACGGACGCCGGTATCACCGAGCCCGTCGCGATGACCTTCTGGTTCACCACCGACCGCTACGGCTCCTCGACGGCCCCCGAGTTCGCTGAGATCAAGCGCCAGCTGGAGGCTTCCGGGCTCTTCAAGATCACCCTGAAGAGCCAGCCCTGGAAGAAGTTCCAGGAGGGTTTCACCAAGGGCGAGTACCCCGTCTTCGGCCGAGGCTGGTTCCCGGACTTCCCGGACCCGGACAACTTCATCGCCCCCTTCCTGGGCAAGGACAGCGTCACGGGGATGCCGTACACGAAGGACGAGATCACCAAGCAGCTGCTGCCCCAGACCCGCAAGGAGAGCGACCGGGGCGCGGTCAGCCAGCAGTTCGAGCGGGCCCAGAAGATCCTGGTCGACGACGTCCGGCTGCTGCCGCTGTGGCAGGGCAAGCTGTACGTGGCGGCGGGCGAGGACATCGGCGGCGGCGAGCGCGCCCTGGACCCGCAGACGGTCATGCAGATGTGGGAGCTGTACCGCAAGGCCAGCTGGTAG
- a CDS encoding nuclear transport factor 2 family protein, protein MTQRVDLSTVMDRISIDAVITGYAVAVDDGEWADYRALFTSDGRADYRTAGGIEGPASEVAQWLSQTMLLFPVRQHLIVNRRLDLQDLGGYPGDGALVQADYLNPMRLGNDAEAAGNGGDESRATAPNFVSGGRYAFDLVRTDSGWQIRGVTVQEKWRSLSGALAAG, encoded by the coding sequence ATGACGCAGCGTGTGGATCTCTCGACCGTGATGGACCGGATCTCCATCGATGCAGTGATCACCGGCTACGCGGTGGCGGTGGACGACGGCGAATGGGCGGACTACCGAGCACTGTTCACCTCGGACGGCCGCGCCGACTACCGCACCGCGGGCGGCATCGAAGGGCCCGCATCCGAGGTCGCGCAATGGCTCTCGCAGACCATGCTCCTCTTTCCCGTACGGCAGCATCTGATCGTCAACCGCCGCCTCGACCTCCAGGATCTCGGGGGCTACCCGGGCGACGGCGCCCTGGTGCAGGCCGACTACCTGAACCCGATGCGGCTCGGGAACGACGCCGAAGCCGCCGGGAACGGCGGGGACGAATCCCGTGCGACCGCACCGAACTTCGTCTCCGGCGGGCGGTACGCCTTCGACCTGGTCCGCACGGACAGCGGCTGGCAGATCCGGGGTGTGACCGTCCAGGAGAAGTGGCGGAGCCTGTCGGGCGCCCTCGCCGCCGGCTGA
- the lnt gene encoding apolipoprotein N-acyltransferase — protein sequence MWTRAGQRREWGERILGSTLWRGIVALLAGALPALAFPAPSLWWFAYVALVPLLLLIRSAGSGRRAALDGWLGGTGYMLAVHHWLMPSLHVFIVVLAALLGLLWAPWGLLVSRLLRGPLSAAAVVAAVIVVPCGWLMIELARSWEALGGPWGLLGASQWQVTPALRLASVGGVWLVSLLVVAVNTAFTVLLVASAARTAAVVSLVAGAVAVGTVWMWAPQPERSGVARIAVVQPGVIEGPGSVQRRFARSEELTRSLAGRDLDLVVWGESSVGVDPVRRPDVAARIAALSRLVGADVLVNVDAKQTDASGRTGIFKSAVLVGPQGLTGDRYDKMRLVPFGEYVPARSALGWATSMGRAAGEDRLRGTRQVTMTLPGASALRIGPLVCFESAFPDMSRRLTRDGAQLLIAQSSTSSFQHGWAPAQHASLGALRAAENGRPMVHATLTGVSTVYGPQGERVGAPLGTDTSGAAVFGVPLAGGTTLYVRLGDWPLYGALGILAAFCAFEGIRSVRGRPSRSVPADVVATDGGAASVQPTRPAAESRTESESRTEPTQ from the coding sequence ATGTGGACCAGGGCCGGGCAGCGGCGCGAGTGGGGCGAACGGATACTCGGATCCACCCTGTGGCGTGGCATCGTCGCGCTCCTCGCCGGTGCGCTGCCGGCGCTCGCGTTCCCCGCTCCTTCGCTGTGGTGGTTCGCCTACGTCGCCCTGGTCCCGCTGCTGCTGCTGATCCGGTCCGCCGGCAGCGGCCGCCGGGCGGCGCTCGACGGATGGCTCGGCGGTACCGGTTACATGCTGGCCGTGCACCACTGGCTGATGCCGAGTCTCCATGTGTTCATCGTGGTGCTGGCGGCCCTGCTCGGTCTGCTGTGGGCCCCGTGGGGTCTGCTGGTCTCCCGCCTGCTGCGCGGGCCGCTGTCCGCCGCCGCGGTGGTGGCGGCCGTGATCGTGGTCCCGTGCGGCTGGCTGATGATCGAACTGGCCCGCTCCTGGGAGGCGCTCGGCGGCCCCTGGGGGCTGCTGGGCGCGAGCCAGTGGCAGGTGACACCCGCGCTCCGGCTGGCTTCGGTGGGCGGGGTCTGGCTGGTGAGCCTGCTGGTGGTGGCGGTGAACACCGCGTTCACCGTGCTGCTGGTGGCCTCGGCCGCCCGTACGGCGGCCGTCGTCTCGCTCGTGGCGGGCGCCGTGGCGGTGGGCACGGTGTGGATGTGGGCGCCGCAGCCGGAGCGTTCGGGGGTGGCGCGGATCGCCGTCGTGCAGCCCGGTGTCATCGAGGGGCCCGGCAGTGTGCAGCGCCGTTTCGCCCGCAGTGAGGAGCTGACGCGCTCGCTGGCGGGCCGGGACCTCGACCTGGTCGTGTGGGGCGAGAGCAGCGTCGGGGTCGATCCGGTCCGGCGGCCCGATGTCGCGGCCCGGATCGCGGCGCTGTCGCGGCTGGTGGGCGCGGATGTGCTGGTGAACGTGGACGCCAAACAGACCGATGCGTCGGGCCGGACCGGCATCTTCAAGAGCGCGGTGCTGGTGGGTCCGCAGGGACTGACCGGGGACCGTTACGACAAGATGCGGCTGGTTCCCTTCGGCGAGTACGTCCCGGCCCGTTCGGCACTCGGCTGGGCCACCTCGATGGGCAGGGCGGCCGGCGAGGACCGGCTGCGCGGCACACGGCAGGTGACGATGACGCTGCCCGGCGCGAGCGCGCTGCGCATCGGCCCGCTGGTCTGTTTCGAGTCCGCGTTTCCCGACATGAGCCGGCGGCTGACCCGTGACGGTGCACAGCTGCTGATCGCCCAGTCCTCCACCTCGTCCTTCCAGCACGGCTGGGCGCCCGCCCAGCACGCCTCGCTCGGAGCGCTGCGGGCCGCCGAGAACGGCCGCCCGATGGTGCATGCCACGCTGACGGGCGTCAGCACGGTGTACGGCCCGCAGGGTGAGCGGGTCGGTGCTCCGCTCGGTACGGACACGAGCGGGGCCGCGGTGTTCGGCGTACCCCTGGCCGGCGGCACCACGCTGTACGTCCGGCTGGGTGACTGGCCGTTGTACGGCGCACTGGGCATCCTGGCCGCGTTCTGCGCCTTCGAAGGGATACGGTCCGTGCGCGGCAGGCCCAGCCGGTCCGTTCCGGCGGATGTGGTCGCCACGGACGGCGGGGCGGCATCCGTACAGCCCACCCGCCCGGCAGCGGAGTCCCGGACGGAGTCCGAGTCCCGGACGGAGCCCACGCAGTGA
- a CDS encoding FAD-dependent monooxygenase: protein MDTPRAVIIGGGVGGLTAAVALHRSGWQVTVLERADSMEPVGAGISLAPNAQRALDVIGLGDEIRSLAAWQGEGGMRSPDGRWLSRTDSAAAAERFGGPLVLLHRATLIDRVAAGLPASAVRTGCPAHLVDPGTAGGRPAVIGTPDGPVEADLVIGADGIHSAVRGVLFPDHPGPSYAGFTAWRVLVPAPAEPFAPHETWGRGALWGSQPFKDGRIYAYAAAVAPAGARADDDERAELLRRFGDWHQPVPGIIAAAEPGGVLRDDVHQMTDPLPAFHRGRTVLVGDAAHAMAPTLGQGGNQAIEDAIVLAHHVAPGTDLGAGLAAYTADRLPRTTAVVRKAAQVSRLMRLSGPVSVAVRDFVMSTASRLGPGLVLRTFDGIADWRPPGPTYAAGTNDAPVRPRWTITDENRDARR from the coding sequence ATGGACACGCCCCGTGCGGTCATCATCGGCGGAGGAGTCGGCGGTCTCACCGCGGCGGTGGCCCTGCACCGGTCCGGCTGGCAGGTCACCGTGCTGGAGCGGGCCGATTCGATGGAGCCCGTCGGCGCCGGAATCAGCCTCGCTCCCAACGCTCAGCGCGCCCTGGACGTCATCGGGCTCGGCGACGAGATCAGGTCCCTGGCCGCCTGGCAGGGCGAGGGCGGCATGCGCTCACCCGACGGCCGCTGGCTCTCCAGGACGGACAGCGCCGCCGCGGCCGAGCGGTTCGGCGGCCCGCTCGTCCTGCTGCACCGGGCCACCCTCATCGACCGCGTCGCGGCCGGGCTTCCCGCGTCCGCCGTCCGCACCGGCTGCCCGGCCCACCTCGTGGACCCGGGCACCGCGGGCGGACGCCCTGCCGTGATCGGGACTCCGGACGGGCCCGTCGAGGCCGATCTCGTGATCGGCGCCGACGGCATCCACTCGGCCGTACGGGGCGTCCTCTTCCCGGACCACCCCGGTCCGTCGTACGCGGGCTTCACCGCCTGGCGCGTCCTGGTCCCCGCGCCCGCCGAGCCCTTCGCCCCGCACGAGACCTGGGGCCGTGGCGCGCTCTGGGGCAGCCAGCCGTTCAAGGACGGCCGGATCTACGCCTACGCGGCGGCCGTCGCCCCGGCGGGTGCGCGGGCCGACGACGACGAGCGGGCGGAACTGCTGCGCCGGTTCGGTGACTGGCACCAGCCGGTTCCCGGGATCATCGCCGCCGCCGAACCCGGAGGCGTCCTCCGTGACGACGTCCACCAGATGACCGACCCGCTCCCCGCCTTCCACCGGGGCCGCACGGTGCTCGTCGGGGACGCCGCCCACGCCATGGCTCCCACCCTGGGCCAGGGCGGCAACCAGGCCATCGAGGACGCGATCGTGCTCGCCCACCACGTTGCACCGGGCACGGACCTGGGCGCGGGCCTCGCCGCGTACACCGCAGACCGGCTGCCCCGGACCACCGCGGTAGTCCGCAAGGCGGCGCAGGTCTCACGGCTGATGCGGCTGTCCGGGCCCGTCTCCGTCGCGGTGCGCGACTTCGTGATGTCCACGGCCTCCCGGCTCGGACCGGGCCTGGTCCTGCGCACCTTCGACGGCATCGCCGACTGGCGGCCGCCGGGGCCCACGTATGCTGCCGGGACGAACGACGCGCCGGTACGACCGCGGTGGACCATCACGGACGAGAACCGCGACGCACGGCGCTGA
- a CDS encoding TetR/AcrR family transcriptional regulator, giving the protein MNISGDEGSPQRAGYRRSAGSPRGEARRRELLDRVTEDLAANGIVDFSLRRAARAAGATHKVLLYHFDGADDLLVQAVVQLRRRRIAKALAAATEGEVRRSLGDWVRAIWPILVGEEAAVLDQAIGLAMYDSERYAALGREASQQYLPTLLSVCPEHWSARRRLEVAEMVLATLRGFLVDARTSGDTAGVAAGFEALVRALEREEAAEE; this is encoded by the coding sequence ATGAACATCTCTGGCGACGAGGGCTCACCGCAACGAGCGGGCTACCGGCGATCGGCGGGGTCGCCACGCGGTGAGGCCCGGCGCCGGGAACTGCTCGACCGGGTCACCGAGGACCTCGCGGCCAACGGAATCGTGGACTTCTCGCTGCGGCGCGCCGCACGCGCGGCCGGCGCCACGCACAAGGTGCTCCTCTACCACTTCGACGGAGCCGACGACCTGCTCGTGCAGGCCGTCGTCCAACTGCGCCGACGCCGCATCGCGAAGGCGCTGGCTGCCGCGACCGAGGGAGAGGTCCGCCGGTCACTGGGGGACTGGGTGCGCGCGATCTGGCCCATCCTGGTGGGCGAGGAGGCGGCGGTGCTCGATCAGGCCATCGGCCTGGCGATGTACGACTCCGAACGCTATGCCGCACTCGGCCGCGAGGCCTCCCAGCAGTACCTGCCCACTCTGCTGTCGGTCTGCCCGGAGCACTGGTCCGCGCGGCGCCGGCTGGAGGTCGCCGAGATGGTCCTCGCGACGCTCCGCGGCTTCCTGGTGGACGCCCGGACCAGCGGCGACACCGCCGGGGTCGCCGCCGGGTTCGAGGCCCTGGTGCGCGCGCTGGAGCGCGAGGAGGCCGCCGAGGAGTGA
- a CDS encoding Gfo/Idh/MocA family protein produces the protein MKVGCIGLGDIAQKAYLPVLTTLPGIELHLQTRTPATLAAVAETHRIPAAQCHTDLESLLAQGLDAAFVHAPTAVHPEIAGRLIEAGVPTYVDKPLAYGLAESERLVELAEARGVGLAVGFNRRVAPGYAQCAEHPRELILMQKNRVGLPEAPRTMVLDDFIHVVDTLRFLVPGPVEHTVVRARIRDGLMHHVVLQLSGDGFTAIGAMNRLSGSTEERLEVSGQDSKREVVNLAEVIDHKGQPSVRRRGDWVPVARQRGIEQSVLSFLDAVRAGKPLSARDALETHELCERILRDLDCA, from the coding sequence GTGAAGGTCGGCTGCATCGGGCTCGGCGACATCGCGCAGAAGGCGTATCTGCCAGTACTCACCACCCTGCCGGGGATCGAACTGCATCTGCAGACCCGCACCCCCGCCACCCTGGCGGCGGTCGCCGAGACCCACCGGATTCCGGCCGCGCAGTGCCACACCGACCTCGAATCGCTGCTCGCCCAGGGGCTGGACGCGGCGTTCGTGCACGCCCCGACCGCCGTACATCCGGAGATCGCCGGCCGGCTGATCGAGGCGGGCGTTCCCACCTACGTCGACAAGCCGCTCGCGTACGGACTCGCGGAGTCCGAGCGACTGGTGGAGCTGGCCGAGGCGCGCGGTGTCGGTCTCGCCGTCGGCTTCAACCGCCGCGTGGCGCCCGGCTACGCCCAGTGCGCCGAGCACCCGCGCGAGCTGATCCTCATGCAGAAGAACCGGGTCGGGCTGCCGGAGGCGCCGCGGACCATGGTCCTGGACGACTTCATCCACGTGGTCGACACCCTGCGCTTCCTGGTACCCGGGCCGGTCGAGCACACCGTCGTACGGGCCAGGATCCGCGACGGCCTGATGCACCACGTCGTGCTCCAGCTGTCCGGCGACGGCTTCACCGCCATCGGTGCGATGAACCGGCTGAGCGGCTCGACCGAGGAACGGCTGGAGGTCTCCGGCCAGGACTCCAAGCGTGAGGTCGTCAACCTCGCCGAGGTGATCGACCACAAGGGGCAGCCCAGCGTACGGCGGCGCGGCGACTGGGTGCCGGTGGCCCGCCAGCGCGGCATCGAGCAGAGCGTGCTGTCGTTCCTGGACGCCGTGCGGGCCGGAAAGCCGCTGAGCGCCCGGGACGCCCTGGAGACGCACGAGCTCTGCGAGCGCATCCTGCGTGATCTCGACTGCGCGTAG
- a CDS encoding TetR/AcrR family transcriptional regulator, whose amino-acid sequence MATRTTGSARAELITDAALALLAERGMRGLTHRAVDERAGLPQGSTSNYARTRQSLLEATVRRLAERESRVLAPGELPAPGGTADKTGTAASAPAPGAADAGTTANPSGPPAPSGPPGQDALIAGLALSLHRYLTHHPELLICRYELALEATRRPELRAFFDATGRQFREPLVALMTAAGSPEPERHALSLVAWCEGLMFSCAAGSSPRSVPSEAELRTGFGELLRGMLGH is encoded by the coding sequence ATGGCCACACGCACCACCGGTTCCGCCCGGGCCGAACTGATCACCGACGCCGCACTCGCCCTGCTGGCCGAGCGCGGCATGCGGGGGCTGACCCACCGAGCGGTGGACGAACGGGCCGGCCTCCCCCAGGGGTCGACGTCCAACTACGCCCGCACCCGGCAGTCCCTGCTGGAGGCGACGGTGCGCCGCCTGGCGGAGCGCGAGTCCCGGGTGCTGGCACCCGGAGAGCTCCCGGCGCCGGGCGGGACAGCCGACAAGACCGGCACGGCCGCCTCGGCGCCCGCCCCCGGCGCGGCCGACGCCGGCACCACCGCCAACCCGTCCGGGCCTCCCGCCCCGTCCGGGCCTCCCGGGCAGGACGCGTTGATCGCCGGTCTGGCGCTGTCACTGCACCGCTATCTCACTCACCACCCCGAACTGCTCATCTGCCGGTACGAACTCGCCCTGGAGGCCACGCGCCGCCCCGAGCTGCGGGCCTTCTTCGACGCGACGGGCCGGCAGTTCCGCGAACCGCTGGTGGCGCTGATGACGGCGGCCGGATCGCCCGAGCCCGAACGGCACGCCCTGTCCCTGGTGGCCTGGTGCGAGGGGCTGATGTTCTCGTGCGCGGCCGGTTCCTCCCCCCGTTCCGTGCCGTCCGAGGCGGAGCTGCGCACCGGCTTCGGCGAGTTGCTGCGCGGGATGCTCGGGCACTGA
- a CDS encoding flavin reductase family protein, which translates to MRIDFDPQCTDRGTFYRLLTAVVVPRPIAWISTVTPDGETANLAPHSFFTIACVSPPVIQFTSVGRKDSLRNIEETGSFVVNFAPEHLFEQINATATDFPRGVSEFTAVGVEPEPSLKVKPPRVAGSPVALECELHSTVLLGDSTVVFGRVVHAVVDEDVMTDGHPEAARLRPLTRLGKDEWGTFGGVREISRVPYAQWQEDRGAR; encoded by the coding sequence ATGCGCATCGACTTCGACCCCCAGTGCACGGACCGGGGCACGTTCTACCGGCTGCTCACCGCCGTGGTCGTTCCCCGGCCCATCGCCTGGATCTCCACCGTCACCCCGGACGGCGAAACGGCCAACCTCGCACCGCACTCCTTCTTCACGATCGCCTGTGTGAGCCCGCCCGTCATCCAGTTCACCTCGGTCGGGCGCAAGGACTCGCTGCGCAACATCGAGGAGACCGGCTCCTTCGTGGTCAACTTCGCCCCGGAGCACCTCTTCGAGCAGATCAACGCGACCGCGACCGACTTTCCCCGGGGCGTCAGCGAGTTCACGGCCGTGGGCGTCGAGCCGGAACCCAGCCTGAAGGTGAAGCCGCCACGGGTGGCGGGATCGCCGGTCGCCCTCGAATGCGAGCTGCACAGCACGGTCCTGCTCGGCGACTCCACAGTCGTCTTCGGCCGTGTGGTGCACGCCGTGGTCGACGAGGACGTCATGACGGACGGGCATCCGGAAGCCGCCAGACTGCGCCCGCTGACCCGGCTCGGCAAGGACGAGTGGGGCACCTTCGGAGGCGTACGGGAGATCTCCCGTGTCCCGTACGCCCAGTGGCAGGAGGACCGCGGCGCCCGGTGA
- a CDS encoding SDR family oxidoreductase, with the protein MTVQDSGKVALVTGASRGIGYGIAQALVARGDRVCITGRGEDALKEAVEALGSDRVIGVAGKAHDEAHQAVAVERTMEAFGRVDFLVNNAGTNPVFGPIAELDLNVARKVFETNVVSALGFAQQTWKAWQKENGGAIVNIASVAGVSASPFIGAYGMSKAAMINLTLQLAHEFAPVVRVNAIAPAVVKTRFAQALYEGREAEAAASYPLGRLGVPEDIGGAAAFLTSNQSDWITGQTLVVDGGIFLNAGVG; encoded by the coding sequence ATGACTGTGCAGGACAGCGGCAAGGTCGCGCTGGTCACCGGCGCGAGCCGGGGTATCGGCTACGGAATCGCCCAGGCGCTCGTCGCCCGCGGTGACCGGGTGTGCATCACCGGACGCGGCGAGGACGCGCTGAAGGAGGCCGTCGAGGCGCTCGGCTCCGACCGCGTCATCGGCGTGGCGGGCAAGGCGCACGACGAGGCGCACCAGGCGGTGGCCGTCGAGCGCACCATGGAGGCGTTCGGCCGGGTCGACTTCCTGGTCAACAACGCCGGTACGAACCCGGTCTTCGGCCCGATCGCCGAGCTCGACCTCAACGTCGCCCGCAAGGTCTTCGAGACGAACGTGGTCTCGGCGCTCGGCTTCGCGCAGCAGACCTGGAAGGCCTGGCAGAAGGAGAACGGCGGGGCGATCGTCAACATCGCCTCCGTCGCGGGCGTCTCCGCCTCGCCCTTCATCGGCGCGTACGGCATGAGCAAGGCCGCGATGATCAACCTGACCCTTCAGCTGGCGCACGAGTTCGCGCCGGTCGTGCGGGTCAACGCGATCGCCCCCGCGGTCGTGAAGACCAGGTTCGCCCAGGCGCTGTACGAGGGCCGTGAGGCGGAGGCGGCCGCGTCCTACCCGCTCGGACGGCTCGGTGTTCCCGAGGACATCGGCGGCGCCGCCGCCTTCCTCACGTCGAACCAGTCCGACTGGATCACCGGACAGACCCTGGTGGTCGACGGCGGGATTTTCCTGAATGCGGGCGTGGGCTGA
- a CDS encoding uracil-DNA glycosylase, with protein MTDTDQLPESWRGVLGEELQKPYFKELTEFVEEERAAGPVYPPRGQVFAALDATPYDKVKVLVLGQDPYHGEGQGHGLCFSVRPGVKTPPSLRNIYKEMKEELGLPVPDNGYLMPWAEQGVLLLNAVLTVRAGEANSHKGKGWEKVTDAVIRAVASRPDPAVFVLWGNYAQKKLPLIDEERHVVVKGAHPSPLSAKKFFGSRPFTQINEAVAAQGHQPIDWRIPDLG; from the coding sequence GTGACCGACACCGACCAGCTGCCCGAGTCCTGGCGCGGCGTACTCGGCGAAGAGCTGCAGAAGCCGTACTTCAAGGAGCTCACCGAGTTCGTCGAGGAGGAGCGGGCCGCGGGACCGGTCTACCCGCCCCGGGGCCAGGTGTTCGCCGCGCTCGACGCGACCCCGTACGACAAGGTGAAGGTCCTGGTCCTGGGCCAGGACCCCTACCACGGCGAGGGCCAGGGGCACGGTCTGTGCTTCTCCGTGCGGCCCGGCGTGAAGACCCCGCCCTCCCTGCGGAACATCTACAAGGAGATGAAGGAGGAGCTCGGCCTGCCGGTCCCGGACAACGGGTATCTGATGCCGTGGGCCGAACAGGGCGTGCTGCTCCTCAACGCCGTGCTGACGGTGCGCGCGGGCGAGGCCAACTCGCACAAGGGCAAGGGCTGGGAGAAGGTCACGGACGCGGTGATCCGCGCGGTCGCGTCCCGGCCCGACCCGGCGGTCTTCGTGCTCTGGGGCAACTACGCGCAGAAGAAGCTCCCGCTGATCGACGAGGAGCGCCATGTGGTGGTGAAGGGTGCGCACCCCTCGCCGCTCTCGGCCAAGAAGTTCTTCGGGTCCCGCCCGTTCACCCAGATCAACGAGGCAGTCGCGGCGCAGGGGCACCAGCCCATCGACTGGCGCATCCCCGACCTGGGCTGA
- a CDS encoding universal stress protein — protein sequence MTSTELPVIAGVDGSSPGREALDWAAREALRRGRALVVVHALQHTRRAGQEAQQREAEELLTESVRRVKEIAPGLHPTTLAPLDFPAAALTALSRAASMVVVGSRGLGGFRSLMLGSNSLATASMARCPVVVVHGGQREDDPQEAAEVFQDVVAGVAADESSESVLEFAFEAAASRPGARLRIVHGWTMFSSMLSGGPVFDRDAAADSAERTLAELTAGRREQYPGVEVVREPVNGSASHTLVAASATAALTVIGRRRGGESLGLGLSPVAQTTLTHARGPVAVVPG from the coding sequence ATGACCAGCACCGAGCTTCCCGTGATCGCCGGGGTCGACGGTTCGTCGCCCGGCCGCGAGGCACTGGACTGGGCGGCCCGCGAGGCGCTCCGCCGGGGACGTGCGCTGGTGGTCGTGCACGCGCTCCAGCACACCCGGCGGGCCGGCCAGGAGGCGCAGCAGCGCGAGGCGGAGGAACTGCTCACGGAGTCCGTCCGCCGGGTGAAGGAGATCGCGCCGGGGCTGCATCCCACGACCCTCGCGCCGCTCGACTTCCCGGCGGCGGCACTGACCGCGCTCAGCCGCGCCGCGTCGATGGTGGTGGTCGGCTCGCGCGGGCTCGGCGGCTTCCGCTCCCTGATGCTGGGTTCCAACAGCCTGGCGACCGCGTCCATGGCCCGGTGCCCCGTGGTCGTCGTCCACGGCGGGCAGCGGGAGGACGACCCGCAGGAGGCGGCGGAGGTCTTCCAGGACGTCGTCGCGGGCGTGGCCGCCGACGAGAGCAGTGAGTCGGTGCTGGAGTTCGCCTTCGAGGCGGCCGCGTCGCGCCCCGGTGCACGGTTGCGGATCGTGCACGGCTGGACGATGTTCTCCTCGATGCTGTCCGGCGGACCGGTGTTCGACCGGGACGCGGCGGCCGACTCGGCCGAGCGCACCCTCGCCGAGCTGACCGCGGGGCGGCGGGAGCAGTACCCGGGGGTCGAGGTCGTGCGGGAGCCCGTCAACGGCTCCGCGTCACACACGCTCGTCGCGGCGTCGGCGACCGCGGCCCTGACGGTGATCGGGCGGCGCAGGGGCGGCGAGTCCCTGGGGCTCGGCCTCTCGCCGGTGGCGCAGACCACGCTCACGCACGCGCGGGGCCCGGTGGCCGTGGTGCCCGGGTGA